TGCACGCCACCATCGCCCCCATGCCGATCTGGACATTGATCCTCTTTCTGACGGGCGCCATTCTGCTCATTGCGGGCATGAGCGTCTTCACCCTGGGTGCGGACATCGCGATGGTGCCCATCGGCGAATCGTTCGGATCCGCACTGACGAAAACCAGAAAGCTCTGGCTGTTCGTTGCCGGCGGATTCGTCCTGGGCATGGTGCTCACGGTCGCCGAGCCGGATCTGCAGGTGCTGGCCCGGCAGGTGCCGGCAGTTCCGAGTGTGGTCCTGATCGCTGCGGTGGGGCTCGGCGTGGGATTGTTCCTGATCTTCGGGCTGCTGAGGATCCTGTTCCAGTTCCCGCTTCACGTCCTATTCGTCGCATCGTATGCGCTGGTGTTCGCGGTCGCCTCGTTCACAGCTCCAGACTATCTGGCCGTCGGATTCGACTCGGGCGGGGTGACCACCGGCCCGATCACGGTTCCCTTCATCCTCGCGCTGGGTGCCGGCATCTCGGCGGCGATTGGCGGCAGGAATACCGATGAGAACAGTTTCGGCCTCTGCGCACTCTCTTCGATCGGGCCCATCCTGGTCGTGCTGGTGATGGGGATGTTCTTCGATCCGTCGGTCTCCGCGCACGCCTTCGAACCCCCTGCCGGCATCGAGGGCGTCGGGGAGTTCTTCGCGATCCTCGGGAACGGGTTTCTCCAGTTCTCCCGCGAGGTCCTGACCGTCCTTCTCCCCATCGTGGTCATCTTCACGCTGTTCCAGCTCGTGCACCTGAGGCTGTCGAGAACCGCGCTGATACGGATCCTGATCGGTATCGTGTATACGCTCATCGGCCTGGCGGCGATCCTGACCGGTGTAAATCTCGGGTTCATGCCGGCCGGCATCTACATCGGAAACCACATCGCCGCCATGCCCTACCGCTGGGTGCTTCTGCCCCTCGGCGCAATCGTCGGCTTCTTTATCGTCTACGCGGAGCCGGCGGTGCACGTGCTCAACACGCAGGTCGAGAATATCACCATCGGCGCCATATCGAGAAGGATGATGATGGCGGCATTGTCCATAGGCGCGAGTGCCGCTCTGGTCCTCTCGATCTTCCGGGTCCTGAGCGGCATCGAGATCTGGTACTTCCTGGTTCCCGGCTACGCCGTCGCTCTGGCCCTGACATTCTTCACTCCCGCGCTCTTTACGGCGATCGCATTCGACGCCGGCGGGGTGGCATCGGGAACCATGACCGTGGCTTTCCTGCTGCCGTTTGCCGTGGGCATCTGCGAGGCCGTCGGAGGGAACGTGATAACGGATGCCTTTGGCATCGTAGCGATGGTGGCGATGATGCCTCTGATCACCGTGCAGCTCATGGGGCTGATCCACCAGTCGATACGCAGCAGGACCCGGGAGGGTAGCGGTGAGACAGATTGAACCGTATGGAGGGAGACGAATTGTTTGATGATGGAGACGATGCCACCCACTCCAACGGGGGCCGGTCGGGAGGGGTGCCGGTGCAGGATCCAGCGAAATCGGTATTCCTGAGTATTCTGGTCGTCATCGCGGACAGGGGACGGGGCGAGCAGCTCCTGGCGCTTGCCGTGGAAGACGGCGTGCCGTTCAGCCTGCTGACCCGGGGTAGAGGGACCGCGGATACGAAACTCCTCTGCTATCTGGGACTGGGGGAACCGGAGAAAGACATCCTGTACAGTCTCGTACACGCCGGGGCATCACGGAGCATCCTGGAAAAGCTTAACGCCAGGTTGCTTCCTAAAGAGGAGTACAGAGGGATTGCGTTCGCCATGCCGATCACCGCCATGGCGGATACACTACCGGACAAGCCGCTGCAGGAATCGACCTGGGAGCCAGAGATGCCAACGGAACAGCCATACGACCTGATCGTGGCGGTCACCAATCAGGGTTATGCGGATGAGGTCATGGACGTGGCGAGAGCCGCCGGAGCCCGCGGGGGCACGGTGCTGCCCGCACGGAGTATCAGCCCCGAGAAGGTCCGGGAGTTCTTCGGCGTGTCCATCCACCCGGAGAAGGAGATGCTGTTCATCCTTGCGAAGCGAGAGGCCCGCCCGCGGATCATGGCAGCGATCGCCGATAAAAAAGGGCTCCAGACGGATGCGCAGACCGTCGTCTTCTCCCTCCCGGTCAGCGGCGTGGCGGGGCTGCCGCCGGAGGCCTGAAGGTCGCGGATGCACGGCCACGCCGGCACGGTGCCGGGTGCGGGATATATGCGGCCCGATGCTCCTGCAGCGATGCCGGAGAGGGGTACGAGTCACCCAGACCCGTGCTCCTGCCGGCGCGGTCCCCCGGTCTCATCCCGTGAGCTTCTTCGAGCGCAGCAGGCGGTTGTAGGCGACGGCGACCCGGTGCGCCTCGTCCCGGATCTCCTGGAGGAAGAGGGAGGCGCGCTCCTTCTTCTGGACGGGCAGGGGGAAGCGGAGAGCGGGGATGTAGATCTCCTCCTCCCGTTTGGCGAGGGCGATGGCGGGGATGGAGAGCGAGAGCCGTTTCAGCTCGGCGAGCGCCGCGGAGAGCTGCCCCTTCCCGCCGTCGATGACGATCAGGTCGGGCAGCTCGCCCCCCTCCTTCTGCAGGCGGGCGTAGCGCCGCCGCACCACCTCGGCGATGGCGGCGGTGTCGTCCACCCCCTCGACCGAGCGGATGCGGAACCTGCGGTAGTTCCGTTTGTCCGGCTTCCCCTCGCGGAACTGCACCATCGCCCCCACGGTCGAGGTGCCGGAGAGGTGGGAGATGTCGAAGCACTCGATGACGCGCGGCAGGACGGGCAGGTGCAGGCTCTTTTTCAGCGCCTCGAGCTTGATCCGCTCCCCGAAGAACGCCGCCTCGATATTCTTCTGCACCAGCTCCAGCAGCCGTTTCTTCTCCCCCTTTGCAGGGACCGTGATCCGCACCGCCTTCCCCTTGCGGTAGGCGAGGTAATCCTGCAGGGACTCTCCCACCGCCTGCGGGAGGATCAGCTCCGACGGGGGTTCGCGGTCCGCGTAGTAGCGGGCGACGAACTCCTCCAGGAACTCCCCGCCGCCCTCGAAACGGAACCACTCCCTGTCGGTGAGCGTCCCCCGCTGCACCGCAAAGACCATCACCCAGACGCTTCCTTCGGCGGCGACGAAGTTGATGACGTCCTCGTCGTGCTTCTTCTGGCGGGCGACGTGCTGGCGCTCCCCCAGGCGCTCGATCGCCTGGATCTGCCCGCGGAGCTCCAGCGCCTTCTCGAACGCCTCCGCCTCCGCGCACGCCTCCATCTCGGCGCGCAGTGCGGAGAGCAGCTCCGCGCTCCTCCCCCGCAGGACCGCCTCCGCCCGCTTCACGCTCTCGCGGTACTCCTCCTTCCCGATCTTCCCGATGCAGGGGGCGCTGCAGGACTGCATGTGGTAGCGCAGGCACGTCTTCTTCGGGAGCCGCCGGCAGGTCCGCAGGCGGAAGGTCTTTTTCAGCACCTGCAGCACGAAGTCCCGCTCCTGGGCGGAGACGAAGGGCCCGAAGAGGGTGCCGCTCCCGCCGCCGGGCCGGCGCGCCATGCCGATGCGGGGGAACTCCTCGTCGGTGATCTGGATATAGGCGTAGCTCTTCGCGTCTTTCAGGTCGATGTTGTACTTCGGCTGGTGCCGCTTGATCAGGTTGGACTCGAGAATCAGCGCCTCGGTCTCCGTATCGGTGACCATGCAGTCGACGGAGGCGATCCTCTCCACCAGCCGCGCGGTCTTGGGATCGAGCGGCCTCTTCTGGAAGTAGCTCGCCACCCTTTTTTTGAGGTGCTTCGCCTTGCCGATGTAGAGAATCTCCCCGCCACTGTCCCGGAAGAGGTAGCAGCCGGGTTCCGCGGGTAGTTGGTCGAGTTCTATCATGCTGCCAGGATTCGTTTCAGGAACTGCCCCGTGTAGCTCTCATCGCGGTCCGCCACCTCCTCGGGGCTGCCGCAGGCGACGATGGTGCCGCCGCCCTCGCCGCCCTCCGGGCCGAGGTCGATGATGTGGTCGGCGGACTTGATCACGTCCAGGTTGTGCTCGATCACGACCACGGTGTTGCCCATCTTCACCAGGTCGTCGAGGACGCGGATCAGTTTCTTCACGTCGTGGAAGTGGAGGCCGGTGGTGGGTTCGTCCAGAAGGTAGAGAGTCTTTCCGGTCGCCTTCTTGGCCAGCTCACGCGTGAGCTTGATCCGCTGCGCCTCCCCGCCGGAGAGCGTCGTGGAGCTCTGCCCCAGCTTGATGTAGTCCAGCCCCACCCGGCAGAGCGTCTCCAGTTTGGTCCTGATGGCGGGGATGTTCTCGAAGAGGTGCATCGCCTCGAGAACGCTCATGTCCAGCACGTCGGCGATCGACTTCCCCCGGTACTTCACCTCCAGAGTCTCGCGGTTGTAGCGCTTCCCCTTGCACTCCTCGCACTCGATGTAGACGTCGGGGAGGAAGTTCATCTCGATCTTGATCAGCCCCTCCCCCTGGCAGGTCTCGCACCTCCCCCCCTTGAGGTTGAAGGAGAAGCGGCCGGGTCTGTAACCCCTGCGCTTCGCGTCGGTCGTCTCGGCGAAGACCCGGCGGATCTCGTCGAAGACCTTCGTGTAGGTCGCCGGGTTGCTCCGCGGCGTGCGGCCGATGGGGCTCTGGTCGATCACGATCACCTTGTCGATCTCGGAGCCGAAGGAGATCGCGGCGTGGGCGCCCGGCGTCACCCGGGCGTGATGGAGCTCCTTCTGCATCGCCTTGTAGAGGATGTCGTAGACGAGCGTCGACTTCCCGCTGCCCGAGACGCCCGTCACCACGGTGAGCACACCGACCGGGATGTTCACGTCGATCCCCTTCAGGTTGTTCTCCCGGCAGCCGGCGAGGGTGATGAACCGATCGCTCTTCCGCCGCGCCGCGGGGACCTCGATCTCCAGCTTCCGCGCCAGGTACAGGCCGGTCAGGGACTGTTCGTTCCTCTCGATCTCCTCGGGCGAGCCCTCCGCCACCACCTGCCCTCCGTGGATGCCGGCTCCGGGCCCCATGTCGATCACGTAGTCGGCACTGCGGATCGTCTCCTCGTCGTGCTCGACCACGATCAGGGTGTTCCCGAGATCCCGCAGCGTCCGCAGGGTCTCGATCAGCTTGCGGTTGTCCCGCTGGTGGAGCCCGATCGAGGGCTCGTCCAGGACGTAGAGCACGCCCATCAGGTTCGATCCGATCTGGGTGGCGAGGCGGATCCGCTGTGCCTCCCCGCCGGAGAGGGTGCCCGCGCTCCGCGAGAGGGTCAGGTAGCCGAGCCCGACGCGATCCAGGAAATGGAGGCGGGCGTTGATCTCTTTCAGGATCTGGCGTGCGATCTCCATCTCCTTCCGGGAGAGTTCCAGGTTCCGGAAGAACTCGATTGCGCGGGCGATGGAGAGATCCGTCACGTCGACGATCGATTTGCCCTGAACCCTGACGGCGAGCACCTTCTCTTTGAGCCTCCGCCCGCGGCAGACGGGGCAGGGAGAGATCCGCATGAACTTCTCCAGCTCCCGCTTGCGGTACTCCGACTGGGTCTGGCGGTAGAGCCTTTCTGCCTGGGGGACCAGACCCTCCCAGGAGGAGGTCTGGGACCAGTGCATATCCCCGTTCCTCGCCGTCATGGAGAAGCGGATCCGCTCCGGGGAGCCGTACATCAGGGCGCTGTACTGCCGATCGGTCAGGTCCTCGATGGGTGTGAGGGTGTCGAACCCGAAGTGCTTCGCGACCGCGCTCAGGTAGTAGCCGCGGTATGTATCGAAGTAGTTCCTGTAGAGAGCCACCGCGCCTTCGGCGATCGACTTGGTCCTGTCGGGGATGATCAGGTCGGGATCGAAGTCCATCCGGAACCCGAGACCATTGCACTCCTCGCAGGCGCCGAACGGGCTGTTGAAGGAGAACATCCGCGGCTGCAGCTCCTCGAACGCGATCCCGCAGAGCGGGCACGCCATGCGGGAGGAGTAGAGATGCTCCTGATCCTCCCCGTCAAGGACCAGGATCAGCCCGTCGGACCGCGCCAGGGCGTTCTCGCAGGCCTCGACCAGGCGGGAGCGGTCGGCCGGATCCAGGCGGTCGATCACGATCTCGATGTCCTGTTTTTTGTATCGCTCGAGCGGAATCTCCTCGTCGGTGCGGTGGATCACCCCGTTCACCCGCACGC
This region of Methanomicrobiales archaeon genomic DNA includes:
- a CDS encoding DUF1538 domain-containing protein, translating into MVRNILVKLREATQSVLPVSAIVLALHATIAPMPIWTLILFLTGAILLIAGMSVFTLGADIAMVPIGESFGSALTKTRKLWLFVAGGFVLGMVLTVAEPDLQVLARQVPAVPSVVLIAAVGLGVGLFLIFGLLRILFQFPLHVLFVASYALVFAVASFTAPDYLAVGFDSGGVTTGPITVPFILALGAGISAAIGGRNTDENSFGLCALSSIGPILVVLVMGMFFDPSVSAHAFEPPAGIEGVGEFFAILGNGFLQFSREVLTVLLPIVVIFTLFQLVHLRLSRTALIRILIGIVYTLIGLAAILTGVNLGFMPAGIYIGNHIAAMPYRWVLLPLGAIVGFFIVYAEPAVHVLNTQVENITIGAISRRMMMAALSIGASAALVLSIFRVLSGIEIWYFLVPGYAVALALTFFTPALFTAIAFDAGGVASGTMTVAFLLPFAVGICEAVGGNVITDAFGIVAMVAMMPLITVQLMGLIHQSIRSRTREGSGETD
- the uvrC gene encoding excinuclease ABC subunit UvrC, which translates into the protein MIELDQLPAEPGCYLFRDSGGEILYIGKAKHLKKRVASYFQKRPLDPKTARLVERIASVDCMVTDTETEALILESNLIKRHQPKYNIDLKDAKSYAYIQITDEEFPRIGMARRPGGGSGTLFGPFVSAQERDFVLQVLKKTFRLRTCRRLPKKTCLRYHMQSCSAPCIGKIGKEEYRESVKRAEAVLRGRSAELLSALRAEMEACAEAEAFEKALELRGQIQAIERLGERQHVARQKKHDEDVINFVAAEGSVWVMVFAVQRGTLTDREWFRFEGGGEFLEEFVARYYADREPPSELILPQAVGESLQDYLAYRKGKAVRITVPAKGEKKRLLELVQKNIEAAFFGERIKLEALKKSLHLPVLPRVIECFDISHLSGTSTVGAMVQFREGKPDKRNYRRFRIRSVEGVDDTAAIAEVVRRRYARLQKEGGELPDLIVIDGGKGQLSAALAELKRLSLSIPAIALAKREEEIYIPALRFPLPVQKKERASLFLQEIRDEAHRVAVAYNRLLRSKKLTG
- the uvrA gene encoding excinuclease ABC subunit UvrA, with translation MKSIRIKGAREHNLQNISVEIPRDKLVVITGLSGSGKSTLAFDTIYAEGQRRYVESLSAYARQFLGLMNKPDVDSIEGLSPAISIEQKTTSKNPRSTVGTVTEIYDYLRLLFARIGVPYCPEHNIRIESQSPEQIADRIAAEVCGMATILAPIVRQKKGTYQALIRELHAEGYTRVRVNGVIHRTDEEIPLERYKKQDIEIVIDRLDPADRSRLVEACENALARSDGLILVLDGEDQEHLYSSRMACPLCGIAFEELQPRMFSFNSPFGACEECNGLGFRMDFDPDLIIPDRTKSIAEGAVALYRNYFDTYRGYYLSAVAKHFGFDTLTPIEDLTDRQYSALMYGSPERIRFSMTARNGDMHWSQTSSWEGLVPQAERLYRQTQSEYRKRELEKFMRISPCPVCRGRRLKEKVLAVRVQGKSIVDVTDLSIARAIEFFRNLELSRKEMEIARQILKEINARLHFLDRVGLGYLTLSRSAGTLSGGEAQRIRLATQIGSNLMGVLYVLDEPSIGLHQRDNRKLIETLRTLRDLGNTLIVVEHDEETIRSADYVIDMGPGAGIHGGQVVAEGSPEEIERNEQSLTGLYLARKLEIEVPAARRKSDRFITLAGCRENNLKGIDVNIPVGVLTVVTGVSGSGKSTLVYDILYKAMQKELHHARVTPGAHAAISFGSEIDKVIVIDQSPIGRTPRSNPATYTKVFDEIRRVFAETTDAKRRGYRPGRFSFNLKGGRCETCQGEGLIKIEMNFLPDVYIECEECKGKRYNRETLEVKYRGKSIADVLDMSVLEAMHLFENIPAIRTKLETLCRVGLDYIKLGQSSTTLSGGEAQRIKLTRELAKKATGKTLYLLDEPTTGLHFHDVKKLIRVLDDLVKMGNTVVVIEHNLDVIKSADHIIDLGPEGGEGGGTIVACGSPEEVADRDESYTGQFLKRILAA